One genomic window of Numida meleagris isolate 19003 breed g44 Domestic line chromosome 1, NumMel1.0, whole genome shotgun sequence includes the following:
- the TSPO gene encoding translocator protein: MEAVPAWASAVGFTLLPHAGGVLGSKITRKEIPVWYESLQKPSWCPPNWLFAPVWGTLYTSMGYGSYLVWKELGGFSEKAVVPLGLYAGQLALNWAWTPIFFGAHKMGWGLVTLLLTTGTATATAASWYHINRTAAYLMLPYLAWLTMASALNYRIWKDNRNKKSE, translated from the exons ATGGAAGCGGTACCAGCCTGGGCCTCAGCTGTGGGTTTCACGCTCCTGCCCCACGCAGGAGGAGTTTTAGGAAGCAAGATAACTAGAAAGGAAATCCCAGTGTGGTATGAATCTCTGCAGAAGCCATCCTGGTGTCCCCCTAACTGGCTGTTCGCTCCAGTTTGGGGAACTCTCTATACATCTATGGG ATATGGCTCCTACCTGGTGTGGAAGGAACTGGGGGGCTTCAGTGAAAAGGCGGTGGTTCCTCTGGGCCTGTATGCAGGGCAGCTGGCATTAAACTGGGCATGGACTCCCATATTTTTTGGAGCTCACAAAATGGGATGG GGGCTGGTGACTCTCCTGCTCACAACTGGTACAGCGACAGCTACCGCTGCTTCCTGGTATCACATCAACAGAACGGCCGCTTATTTGATGCTTCCGTATTTAGCTTGGCTAACCATGGCTTCTGCACTCAACTACCGTATCTGGAAAGACAATCGCAACAAGAAATCTGAATAA
- the MCAT gene encoding malonyl-CoA-acyl carrier protein transacylase, mitochondrial, whose translation MGGWAAATWRLAGCSGRGVLRGAVRRRGSSLRGGGERAASLSELLQSSVGDEEPGEAAAGARRERRSPREGTVLLFPGQGSQFVGMGRGLLRYPGVRDMYRLAEKVLGYDLLSLCLEGPRAELDRTRHCQPAVFVASLAAVEKLNHLQPKVVESCVAAAGYSVGEFAALVFAGAMDFAEALYAVKVRAEAMQAAAETVPSGMLSVIGGQETNYKYACLEARRHCESLGIENPVCEVSNYLFPDSRVIAGHLQALEFLQKNAPKFYFTRTKMLPVSGAFHTRLMEPAVEPLAEVLKSIEIQKPLICVYSNVDSKKYMHSKHIQKLLVKQLVSPVLWEQTMHSMYQRKQGMEFPYTYEVGPGKQLGAVLRKCNLKAWRQYSHVDVIEEEEAAET comes from the exons ATGGGCGGCTGGGCCGCGGCAACATGGCGGCTCGCTGGCTGCAGCGGGCGCGGCGTCCTGCGCGGCGCAGTGCGGCGGCGGGGCAGCTCGCTCCGCGGAGGTGGGGAACGGGCGGCGAGCCTGAgcgagctgctgcagagctcgGTGGGGGACGAGGAGCCGGgcgaggcggcggcgggggcgAGGCGGGAGCGGCGGTCTCCACGGGAGGGCACGGTGCTGCTGTTCCCCGGGCAGGGCAGCCAGTTCGTGGGGATGGGCCGCGGGCTGCTGCGCTACCCCGGGGTGCGGGACATGTACCGCCTGGCCGAGAAGGTGCTGGGCTACGACCTGCTTTCGCTGTGCCTGGAGGGGCCGCGGGCCGAGCTGGACCGCACCCGGCACTGCCAGCCCGCCGTGTTCGTCGCCTCCCTGGCCGCCGTGGAGAAGCTCAACCACCTGCAGCCTAAG GTGGTGGAGAGCTGCGTGGCCGCCGCCGGGTACAGCGTGGGCGAGTTCGCGGCGCTGGTGTTTGCCGGAGCCATGGACTTTGCGGAAG CACTCTACGCTGTGAAGGTGCGAGCTGAGGCCATGCAGGCAGCAGCGGAGACTGTCCCCAGCGGGATGCTGTCAGTCATCGGCGGGCAAGAAACCAACTACAAATATGCCTGCCTGGAAGCCCGCAGGCACTGCGAGTCACTGGGCATAGAAAACCCTGTGTGCGAGGTCTCCAACTACCTGTTCCCAGATAGCAGAGTCATCGCAGGGCACCTACAG GCTTTGgagtttttgcagaaaaatgccCCAAAATTCTACTTCACGCGTACCAAAATGCTTCCGGTCAGCGGTGCCTTCCACACACGACTTATGGAACCAGCAGTAGAGCCACTGGCTGAAGTCCTGAAGTCCATCGAAATTCAAAAACCACTGATCTGTGTCTATTCCAACGTTGACAGCAAAAAGTACATGCACTCGAAGCACATCCAGAAGCTGCTGGTGAAGCAGCTCGTCTCAcctgtgctgtgggagcagaCCATGCATTCCATGTACCAGAGGAAGCAAGGAATGGAGTTTCCATACACGTATGAGGTGGGGCCTGGGAAACAACTGGGAGCAGTTCTCCGAAAGTGCAATCTGAAGGCCTGGAGGCAGTACAGCCATGTGGACGTCATAGAGGAGGAGGAAGCGGCAGAGACGTAA